From a region of the Chitinophaga caseinilytica genome:
- a CDS encoding Hsp20/alpha crystallin family protein, which yields MKTLSLQPDTMFPALWDDFFSGWLDMNGKKNKPFLTVPAVNISEGKDAFKIAMAAPGMKKEDFRIDVSEGLLTVSSQTGSKHEEEKDNYRKQEYNYSSFTRAFEIPDSVIASKIEAKYTDGVLEITLPKKEETKTSPTVNVTVK from the coding sequence ATGAAAACGCTTTCTTTACAACCCGACACGATGTTCCCGGCCCTGTGGGACGACTTCTTTTCCGGATGGCTCGATATGAACGGGAAGAAGAATAAACCGTTTCTGACCGTTCCGGCGGTGAACATCAGTGAAGGCAAAGATGCATTCAAAATCGCCATGGCAGCGCCTGGCATGAAGAAGGAAGATTTCAGGATCGATGTATCGGAAGGGTTGCTGACCGTCAGTTCCCAAACGGGATCGAAGCATGAGGAGGAAAAGGATAACTACCGGAAACAGGAGTACAATTACAGCAGCTTCACGCGCGCTTTCGAAATCCCGGATTCGGTGATCGCCAGTAAAATCGAAGCGAAATATACCGATGGCGTCCTCGAGATCACATTACCGAAAAAGGAAGAAACAAAAACATCTCCCACCGTGAACGTAACGGTGAAGTAA
- a CDS encoding universal stress protein, whose amino-acid sequence MKKILATVDALHFSEHELRSYKYIADKARGALTILFLENIAGEAVQYAALESGTLDYQAIFAESMKERREKSIENKKRLQEYYRDNGMDVTVRELPGVPMVEAVAESRFADLLLVRNDTSFSMLTDSNPTQFVKDMLVQAQCPVMVIPETVHYFRELIFSYNGTFSSSFAIRQFTQLFDTLSEVPVKVIYIAENDERKIPSGKLIKEYLNHHYEDVTYQSLEGKPAAELLAATLHSTHGVVTLGAYGRSATSRFFRHSDAEAILRTANIPVFITHP is encoded by the coding sequence ATGAAAAAGATCCTTGCAACCGTAGACGCACTGCATTTCTCGGAACATGAGCTGAGAAGTTACAAATATATCGCTGACAAAGCCCGCGGCGCGCTTACCATTCTTTTCCTCGAAAACATCGCCGGTGAAGCCGTGCAATATGCGGCGCTGGAATCCGGTACGCTCGATTACCAGGCCATTTTCGCGGAAAGCATGAAGGAAAGGCGGGAAAAATCCATCGAGAACAAAAAACGCCTGCAGGAATATTACCGGGATAACGGGATGGACGTGACCGTACGCGAACTCCCCGGCGTGCCCATGGTGGAAGCGGTTGCGGAAAGCCGCTTCGCCGACCTCCTGCTCGTTCGGAACGATACTTCGTTTTCCATGCTCACCGATTCCAATCCCACGCAATTCGTGAAGGATATGCTCGTGCAGGCGCAATGCCCGGTGATGGTGATCCCGGAAACGGTCCATTATTTCCGGGAGCTCATATTCTCCTATAACGGCACATTCTCTTCATCGTTCGCCATCCGCCAGTTCACACAACTGTTCGATACCCTGAGCGAAGTGCCCGTCAAAGTCATTTACATCGCAGAAAACGATGAGCGGAAAATCCCTTCCGGCAAACTCATCAAAGAATACCTCAACCATCATTACGAAGATGTCACGTACCAGTCGCTCGAAGGCAAACCCGCCGCAGAACTCCTTGCCGCCACCCTGCACAGCACCCATGGCGTCGTTACCCTGGGCGCATACGGCCGGAGCGCCACTTCCCGGTTCTTCCGCCACAGCGATGCCGAAGCGATCCTGCGGACGGCCAACATTCCCGTATTCATTACTCATCCCTAA
- a CDS encoding flavodoxin domain-containing protein, with protein MKGLVVYKGRYGATMQYGIWLGAALNYPVVKSDFVRPEQITQADCILIGTSVYIGQLQVKKWLQANAPFLEGKKLIFFIVAGGVPDNLAEVKTYVEKCVPASLQPGAQCFYLPGRLNFGLLSLKDKILLRMGAWLAARKGKKITVTDYNHVAREHIAPVIEAALLMATTSLTSQNAAI; from the coding sequence ATGAAAGGGCTAGTCGTTTATAAGGGGCGGTATGGAGCAACGATGCAATACGGCATCTGGCTCGGTGCGGCATTGAATTATCCTGTCGTTAAATCGGATTTCGTGCGGCCGGAGCAGATCACCCAGGCGGATTGTATCCTGATCGGCACCAGCGTTTACATCGGACAGTTGCAGGTGAAAAAGTGGTTGCAGGCGAATGCCCCCTTCTTGGAAGGCAAGAAGCTCATCTTTTTCATCGTTGCCGGCGGTGTGCCCGACAACCTGGCCGAAGTAAAAACCTATGTCGAAAAATGTGTGCCGGCCTCGTTGCAGCCGGGTGCGCAATGCTTCTATCTGCCGGGCCGGTTGAATTTCGGCCTGTTGTCGCTGAAAGACAAAATATTGCTGCGGATGGGCGCCTGGCTCGCGGCCAGGAAAGGGAAGAAAATAACGGTTACGGATTATAACCACGTGGCCAGGGAGCATATCGCTCCGGTGATCGAAGCCGCCCTGCTGATGGCTACAACATCACTCACCTCGCAAAACGCCGCCATATGA
- a CDS encoding TIGR00730 family Rossman fold protein encodes MNAQHNGQPDPAKREADIKKERYWLEGPRSRIRELFFLLDILWEFVRGFRIFHFSPPCIAVFGSARVGPGTPHYDAAVKMGAGIAGLGFAVMTGGGPGIMEAASRGAREGGGVALGCNIQLPMEQKPNPYLNKYFTSRYFFVRKVLMFKYSYGYVIMPGGIGTLDELFEALTLIQTKKILDFPVVLFGSHYWEPVKTMLDRMLEEHMIAPADLELFLVTDDITEAIAHLQQTALLKFQAKRKKIFRKFIVLGE; translated from the coding sequence ATGAATGCACAACACAACGGCCAGCCTGATCCGGCGAAGCGGGAGGCGGATATCAAAAAAGAGCGGTACTGGCTGGAAGGGCCGCGGTCGCGCATCCGCGAGCTGTTCTTCCTGCTGGATATTCTGTGGGAGTTCGTCCGCGGGTTCCGCATTTTCCACTTTTCCCCGCCCTGCATCGCCGTATTCGGCTCCGCCCGCGTAGGGCCCGGCACCCCGCACTACGACGCTGCGGTAAAAATGGGCGCCGGCATCGCCGGGCTCGGATTTGCCGTCATGACCGGCGGCGGGCCGGGCATCATGGAAGCCGCCAGCCGCGGAGCGCGAGAAGGCGGCGGCGTTGCCCTGGGATGCAATATCCAGCTGCCGATGGAACAAAAACCAAACCCCTACCTGAACAAATATTTCACTTCCCGGTACTTCTTCGTCAGGAAGGTGCTCATGTTCAAATACTCTTACGGATACGTCATCATGCCCGGCGGGATCGGCACGCTGGACGAGCTTTTCGAAGCATTGACGCTGATACAGACCAAAAAAATCCTAGATTTCCCGGTGGTACTCTTCGGCAGCCATTATTGGGAGCCGGTCAAAACCATGCTCGACCGGATGCTGGAAGAACACATGATCGCACCTGCCGACCTGGAGCTGTTCCTGGTGACGGACGACATTACCGAAGCGATTGCCCACCTCCAGCAAACAGCTCTCCTCAAATTCCAGGCAAAGCGGAAAAAAATATTCCGGAAATTCATCGTTTTGGGCGAGTGA
- a CDS encoding AI-2E family transporter has translation MQPVRNTDNLARSLVLVLAGGSLLYFGKPLFVPLFMGLLVAMIMYPVCTTLERWGASRTVGVTVCLVIVIALFAALLALLVWQLRSFLGDWPMLAAKLEGSLTDVKQWLALNFRITLEVQDNWLHDQAGQVMGFIGPVLRGTVNVTANTLFMLFMTPVFAALFLFHRRVFVLFLEKMAGDRYAHKLETILRQVIRTYFQYVKGMILVYLVVGVLNTIGLYLLDVPHAFLFGMLTAIMTIIPYFGIIVSALLPISAAWTVHGSIWYPVGVIGVFSFVQYLEANIIFPKIVAAQLNVSTWATLVAILAGGIVWGVAGMVLFIPFVAMAKIAADHLDEWAHWRLLLARAASGKGSG, from the coding sequence ATGCAACCAGTCCGCAATACAGATAATCTGGCCAGGAGCCTGGTGCTCGTACTGGCTGGCGGGTCATTGCTTTATTTCGGAAAGCCGCTTTTCGTACCGCTGTTTATGGGTTTATTGGTAGCGATGATCATGTACCCGGTTTGTACAACCCTGGAGCGGTGGGGCGCTTCCAGGACGGTGGGGGTTACGGTTTGCCTCGTTATCGTCATCGCGCTGTTTGCAGCGCTGTTGGCGCTGCTTGTCTGGCAACTCCGATCGTTCCTGGGTGATTGGCCTATGCTGGCGGCTAAGCTGGAAGGATCGCTGACGGATGTAAAACAATGGCTGGCGTTGAACTTCCGGATCACGCTCGAGGTGCAGGATAACTGGCTGCACGACCAGGCGGGCCAGGTCATGGGGTTCATTGGCCCTGTGCTGAGGGGCACGGTCAATGTAACGGCGAATACGCTTTTTATGTTGTTTATGACGCCTGTTTTTGCCGCGCTGTTTTTGTTCCACCGACGGGTTTTTGTATTGTTCCTGGAGAAGATGGCGGGCGACCGTTACGCGCATAAACTGGAAACGATCCTGCGGCAGGTGATCCGGACATATTTTCAGTATGTCAAAGGCATGATTCTCGTGTACCTGGTCGTAGGTGTCCTCAATACCATCGGGCTATACCTTCTCGATGTGCCGCATGCCTTTCTCTTCGGGATGCTTACGGCCATTATGACCATCATTCCCTATTTCGGGATCATTGTGAGCGCATTGCTGCCAATTTCAGCGGCGTGGACCGTCCATGGGTCCATTTGGTACCCAGTCGGGGTTATCGGGGTTTTCAGTTTTGTGCAATACCTGGAAGCCAACATCATCTTCCCGAAAATAGTAGCCGCGCAATTGAACGTGAGCACCTGGGCTACGCTGGTAGCTATTCTTGCCGGCGGGATCGTTTGGGGAGTTGCCGGTATGGTCCTGTTCATCCCATTCGTGGCTATGGCCAAAATAGCGGCAGACCACCTGGATGAATGGGCGCATTGGCGGTTGTTGTTGGCCCGTGCAGCATCCGGAAAGGGGAGTGGATGA
- a CDS encoding restriction endonuclease translates to MAMRTAVSVCDPPTSYFGKNAAYGRKTSDTVRPEIGRGTGGILGKKLRRSLTRSGASEDTADGIIASLRPRLYPGIPTREIYDLAFGMLKDRMRPAAARYHLKRAILELGPSGFPFEQFIGELFRRRGYTVQTNQFITGHCVRHEVDVMATTAGEKNFIECKYHQAGIKCDVKVALYVHARFQDIARSFEKSSPGKLSGWLITNSRFSSDALQYSNCVGLQLLSWDHPSGKGLRDVIDQQQLYPVTCLTTLSHYEKSRLLHLGVVLCSDLLGRPDALNEVAVPPGKADRVLKEASTLCAKVQHHQPHKDKKSPA, encoded by the coding sequence ATGGCGATGCGTACGGCCGTCAGCGTCTGTGACCCGCCAACTTCGTACTTTGGTAAAAACGCTGCATATGGAAGAAAAACAAGCGATACAGTACGTCCGGAAATCGGACGGGGGACTGGCGGCATTCTCGGAAAAAAACTGCGCCGGTCGCTCACCCGCTCCGGCGCTTCGGAGGATACGGCAGACGGGATCATCGCTTCCCTGCGGCCCAGGCTCTACCCCGGCATTCCCACGCGGGAGATCTATGACCTGGCCTTCGGCATGCTGAAAGACAGGATGCGCCCCGCCGCAGCGCGCTACCATCTGAAAAGGGCCATCCTGGAACTGGGGCCGTCGGGTTTCCCGTTCGAACAATTTATCGGGGAGCTCTTCCGCCGCAGGGGCTATACCGTACAAACCAACCAGTTCATCACCGGCCACTGCGTCAGGCATGAAGTTGACGTAATGGCCACTACGGCCGGAGAAAAAAACTTCATCGAATGCAAGTACCACCAGGCAGGCATCAAATGCGATGTGAAGGTGGCACTTTACGTACATGCTCGGTTCCAGGACATCGCCCGCTCATTCGAAAAATCCAGCCCAGGCAAACTGTCGGGTTGGCTCATTACCAATTCCCGCTTTTCGTCGGACGCGCTCCAGTACAGCAACTGTGTGGGATTGCAGTTACTGTCCTGGGACCACCCTTCCGGCAAAGGCCTTCGCGACGTCATCGACCAGCAGCAACTTTACCCGGTGACCTGCCTCACCACCCTCAGTCATTACGAAAAATCCAGGTTGCTGCACCTGGGGGTCGTGCTTTGCAGTGATCTGCTCGGGCGGCCCGATGCCCTGAACGAAGTGGCCGTTCCACCCGGAAAAGCGGATAGGGTATTGAAAGAGGCCAGTACACTCTGCGCAAAAGTGCAGCACCATCAACCACATAAAGACAAAAAAAGCCCCGCCTGA
- a CDS encoding DUF4998 domain-containing protein, protein MKSLRTNITAALMIAVVFAGGCKKEADAFKSMLDGKEVIYPGRMQQAAIETGNKRVELSWFPSTDPSIRKHRIFWNNGQDSLDTESKTTDPSQRQRIVINGVNEGTQTFAIYSFDDLGNRSTRMELANIRVYGDVYRSELSNRASSGTSLNAGKLVTHWFTPDTVNMKTDVMYTSTTGAAKTLELGPDAETLELPDWKPGTMVYYRSFYRPYSASIDTFGVTYRDSLEYIYPYEGNYTAVGTRYNYSADGTLAGSVAINLAKQLGKTNTRLAYESDDIANLANYANSKMTLTIHPENNTIDVSGYISGTNPITNHPTAGKSYFDPATGQLVLRYKYTNADGSFRLMEEVWTK, encoded by the coding sequence ATGAAATCATTACGAACGAACATAACCGCCGCACTGATGATCGCCGTCGTTTTCGCCGGCGGATGTAAAAAGGAAGCGGACGCATTCAAATCCATGCTCGACGGGAAGGAAGTGATCTATCCCGGCCGTATGCAGCAGGCGGCCATCGAGACCGGGAACAAGCGCGTGGAGCTTTCGTGGTTCCCCAGTACCGACCCGTCTATCCGCAAGCACCGCATTTTCTGGAATAACGGGCAGGATTCGCTGGACACGGAATCCAAGACCACGGATCCCTCACAACGCCAGCGGATCGTTATCAACGGGGTGAACGAAGGCACACAGACCTTCGCCATCTATTCGTTCGACGATCTCGGCAACCGCTCTACGCGAATGGAACTGGCCAACATCCGCGTGTATGGCGACGTCTACCGTTCGGAACTGTCGAACCGCGCCAGCAGCGGCACTTCGCTCAACGCCGGAAAGCTCGTCACCCATTGGTTCACGCCCGACACCGTCAACATGAAAACCGACGTGATGTACACCAGTACCACGGGCGCAGCGAAAACGCTGGAACTGGGGCCGGATGCGGAAACGCTCGAGCTGCCCGACTGGAAACCTGGCACCATGGTGTATTACCGCTCGTTTTACCGCCCCTATTCCGCATCCATCGATACTTTTGGCGTTACTTACCGCGATTCGCTGGAGTACATCTATCCGTATGAAGGCAATTACACGGCCGTTGGCACCCGGTACAATTACAGTGCCGACGGAACGCTGGCGGGCTCGGTGGCGATCAATCTTGCCAAACAGTTGGGAAAAACGAATACGCGCCTGGCATATGAATCCGACGATATTGCCAATCTCGCCAACTACGCCAACAGTAAAATGACGCTGACCATCCACCCGGAAAACAATACCATCGATGTATCCGGTTATATTAGCGGTACGAACCCGATCACGAACCACCCCACGGCCGGGAAGAGCTATTTCGATCCGGCAACGGGGCAACTCGTATTGCGGTATAAGTATACCAATGCCGATGGTTCATTCCGCCTGATGGAAGAAGTCTGGACGAAGTAA
- a CDS encoding universal stress protein, which yields MKKVLYLADAYKIDRHPLDFAGFVCQLLHAPLTGLFVELAAHDSASEKALREEMICSGGDCNRDTPMEILRDECIQRNLSVFRNTCDEVGFNAQALLISDHIADTVVTECRYADLLLIDPALGLSVSNAGHSPSMARNILSQSECPVILVPERFDGLEEIVFAYDGSPSSVFAIKQFCALFPRLTDRRLTVLTAHGETWVSKKELQLMGDWLRGNFREVKFVNAGDDSRIALLEYVLEKDKLLIVMGAYGRSGWSAFVSASHAEPLAKFVSKALFISHH from the coding sequence ATGAAAAAGGTACTCTACCTGGCGGATGCCTACAAGATCGACCGCCATCCGCTGGATTTCGCTGGTTTCGTTTGCCAGTTGCTGCATGCGCCGCTGACCGGACTGTTTGTGGAACTGGCCGCGCACGATTCCGCTTCGGAAAAGGCGCTGCGCGAAGAAATGATCTGCAGCGGCGGGGATTGCAACCGGGACACGCCCATGGAAATACTCAGGGATGAATGTATTCAAAGGAACCTTTCGGTGTTCAGGAATACCTGCGACGAAGTCGGTTTCAACGCCCAGGCCCTGCTGATCAGCGATCACATCGCCGATACGGTGGTGACGGAATGCCGGTATGCGGACCTGCTGCTGATAGATCCCGCGCTGGGATTGTCGGTATCCAATGCCGGTCATTCGCCGTCGATGGCGCGCAATATCCTTTCACAGTCGGAATGCCCCGTCATCCTCGTCCCCGAAAGGTTCGACGGGCTCGAAGAAATCGTGTTCGCTTATGATGGCAGCCCTTCTTCCGTATTCGCCATCAAACAGTTTTGCGCCCTTTTCCCCCGGCTGACCGACAGAAGGCTGACGGTGCTCACTGCCCATGGCGAAACCTGGGTCAGCAAAAAAGAATTACAACTGATGGGCGATTGGCTGCGGGGAAATTTCCGCGAAGTAAAATTCGTGAATGCGGGAGACGACAGCAGGATCGCGTTGCTGGAATATGTGCTGGAAAAGGATAAACTGCTGATCGTGATGGGTGCTTATGGAAGAAGCGGCTGGTCTGCGTTCGTGTCTGCCAGCCATGCCGAACCGCTCGCGAAATTCGTATCGAAGGCATTGTTCATCAGTCACCACTAA
- a CDS encoding RagB/SusD family nutrient uptake outer membrane protein, which yields MKRFVILTLLAATAAGFNACKDYLNVVPDNAATIDYAFRNRLEAENYLFTCYNTLQQLGNVVQHPAFTTSGEIALPLNTPRREFLNDIGFTIITGGQNITEPILNYWDGANSGRSMFTAIRQCNIMLDNIHKPIDLSGPERSRWTGEVKFLKAYYHYWLLRMYGPIPLIRKNAEIDATTEEVRVRREHVDTAFNYIVSLLEEAIPDLPEKIAVEGSEMGRITKNIARAVKAEVRVTQASPLYNGNPDYARVKNKDGQLLFSTTADPKKWETAATACREAITAAEAANYRLYSFVPPGNLGTVSDQTKRVLAIQGAVTFKWNEEMIWALNLPFSYQQYAAARLPATAQDNYQLISRLPSNINTAELFYTNNGVPIDEDRNWDYARRFNPTNGNADNKFYVREGYTTAGLNLYREPRYYANLGFDGGIWFGNGVLTDASALHVEAKLGQTAGVMDGFRYNATGYWPKKLVHYKSVYDKGVSITEDYPWPMFRLAALYLLYAEALNESAGPSDEAYDYINRVRVRAGLKTVQESWAQYSRFPNKYTTQAGLRAIIQQERRIELCFEGQAGWDLRRWKTLANVMSKPIRGWDINKETATGYYRPQSIITPVFQTKDYFWPLRDRSLSVNPNLVQNAYW from the coding sequence ATGAAAAGATTCGTGATACTGACCTTGCTGGCCGCAACGGCGGCGGGTTTCAATGCCTGTAAAGATTACCTGAACGTGGTGCCCGACAATGCCGCCACGATCGATTACGCCTTCCGCAACCGGCTGGAAGCGGAAAATTACCTCTTCACCTGTTACAATACCCTGCAACAACTGGGCAATGTGGTACAGCACCCTGCCTTCACTACTTCGGGAGAAATCGCCCTGCCGCTGAACACCCCGCGCCGGGAATTCCTCAACGATATCGGGTTTACCATCATCACGGGCGGACAAAACATCACCGAACCGATCCTCAACTATTGGGACGGCGCCAACAGCGGCCGGTCGATGTTCACCGCCATCCGCCAGTGCAACATCATGCTGGATAACATCCACAAACCGATCGATCTGTCGGGCCCCGAGCGCAGCCGGTGGACGGGCGAGGTGAAGTTCCTGAAAGCGTATTACCATTACTGGCTCCTCCGGATGTACGGGCCCATCCCCCTCATCCGCAAAAACGCCGAGATCGACGCCACCACCGAAGAAGTGCGCGTGCGCCGCGAGCATGTAGACACCGCGTTCAATTACATCGTTTCGCTGCTGGAGGAAGCCATTCCCGATCTGCCGGAAAAGATCGCGGTGGAAGGGAGCGAGATGGGCCGCATCACCAAAAACATCGCACGGGCGGTGAAGGCGGAAGTGCGGGTCACGCAGGCGAGCCCGCTGTACAACGGCAACCCCGACTATGCCCGGGTGAAGAATAAGGACGGCCAACTCCTGTTTTCCACCACAGCCGATCCGAAGAAGTGGGAAACCGCCGCCACGGCCTGCCGCGAGGCCATCACCGCCGCAGAGGCAGCCAATTACCGGCTGTACAGCTTCGTGCCGCCGGGGAACCTCGGCACGGTGAGCGATCAGACGAAGCGCGTGCTCGCCATCCAGGGCGCCGTTACCTTCAAATGGAACGAAGAAATGATCTGGGCGCTCAACCTGCCGTTCTCCTACCAGCAATACGCCGCGGCCCGCCTCCCGGCCACCGCGCAGGACAACTATCAGCTCATCTCCCGGTTGCCCTCCAACATCAACACCGCAGAACTTTTCTATACCAATAACGGTGTGCCCATCGATGAAGACCGGAACTGGGATTATGCCCGTCGCTTCAACCCCACGAACGGCAACGCCGACAATAAATTCTACGTCCGCGAAGGATATACCACCGCCGGTCTGAACCTCTACCGCGAGCCCCGCTACTACGCCAACCTCGGCTTCGACGGCGGTATCTGGTTCGGGAATGGTGTGCTGACCGATGCGAGCGCTTTGCACGTGGAAGCCAAGCTCGGCCAAACGGCCGGTGTGATGGACGGTTTCCGGTACAACGCCACGGGTTACTGGCCCAAGAAACTCGTGCATTACAAATCCGTGTACGACAAAGGGGTGAGCATCACGGAAGATTATCCCTGGCCGATGTTCCGCCTGGCGGCATTGTACCTGCTGTATGCCGAGGCGCTGAATGAATCGGCCGGCCCGTCGGACGAAGCGTACGATTACATCAACCGCGTGCGGGTGCGCGCCGGACTGAAAACCGTGCAGGAATCCTGGGCGCAATATTCCCGTTTCCCCAATAAATACACCACGCAGGCGGGGCTTCGCGCCATCATCCAGCAGGAACGGCGGATCGAATTGTGTTTCGAAGGCCAGGCAGGATGGGACCTCCGCCGCTGGAAAACCCTCGCCAACGTCATGTCCAAACCCATCCGCGGCTGGGACATCAACAAGGAAACGGCAACAGGGTATTACCGCCCGCAATCCATCATCACGCCCGTATTCCAGACGAAGGATTACTTCTGGCCCCTGCGCGACAGGAGCCTGTCCGTCAACCCCAATCTCGTTCAAAACGCTTACTGGTGA
- a CDS encoding AraC family transcriptional regulator, with translation MKKHDGFQGQKAVIIPRHIYQRACRDQPAISGLFITDIGYYPNAHYHFRERAAGAEQHILIYCKEGRGKVQLADAAYTVEPGECFLIPRGVPHAYAANEVQPWTIYWLHFAGSAADALVEGLRQGNALIKKFIHFSNEREAFFNQLYDRLERGFSTDNLLFANLHLPGFLADCLFEEVPAAYSEEFSANMINTAIDHMQKRLAGKCRLADLAAVLNVSVSHLCYLFKQKTGFSPIEYFNHLKIQQACQYLLFTDLRVNEVGVRLGMEDAYYFSRFFKRQIGMSPQAYRSRRKKEAG, from the coding sequence ATGAAGAAGCACGACGGATTTCAGGGACAAAAAGCAGTGATCATTCCGCGGCACATCTACCAGCGTGCCTGCCGGGACCAGCCCGCCATTTCCGGGCTTTTTATCACCGATATCGGGTATTATCCCAATGCCCATTACCATTTCCGCGAACGGGCCGCCGGCGCGGAGCAACACATCCTCATTTATTGCAAGGAAGGCCGCGGAAAAGTGCAGTTGGCCGATGCCGCGTATACCGTGGAGCCGGGCGAATGTTTCCTCATCCCCAGGGGCGTTCCACATGCCTACGCCGCCAACGAAGTGCAACCCTGGACGATTTACTGGCTCCATTTCGCCGGAAGCGCCGCCGATGCCCTCGTGGAAGGACTGCGGCAGGGCAACGCCCTCATCAAGAAATTCATCCACTTTTCCAATGAGCGCGAGGCGTTTTTCAACCAGCTGTACGACCGCCTGGAGCGGGGCTTCAGCACCGATAACCTCCTGTTCGCCAACCTGCACCTGCCGGGCTTCCTGGCGGATTGTCTTTTCGAAGAAGTGCCGGCCGCCTACAGCGAAGAGTTTTCCGCGAACATGATCAACACCGCGATCGACCATATGCAGAAACGATTGGCCGGAAAGTGCCGCCTGGCCGATCTGGCGGCTGTCCTCAACGTGTCCGTGTCCCATCTCTGTTATCTATTCAAACAGAAAACCGGTTTTTCGCCTATCGAGTATTTCAATCACCTGAAGATCCAGCAGGCCTGTCAATACCTGCTGTTCACGGATTTGCGGGTGAATGAAGTAGGGGTGCGGCTGGGGATGGAAGATGCGTACTACTTTTCGCGGTTCTTTAAGCGGCAGATCGGGATGTCGCCGCAGGCGTACCGGAGCCGGCGGAAGAAGGAAGCGGGATAG
- a CDS encoding DUF5000 domain-containing lipoprotein, with protein sequence MKHFRYISGMLLLAGTILAGCNKSDNYKGFPSEDDTKPGAVSNVRVVPFNGGAEISYDLPKSPNLLYVLAEYRINDQQTRQAKASYYDNKLIVEGFKDAKPYDVTLTVVTRSEAKSDPVKVTVTPKTPIYKLVRQEVKVQPDFGGIYVSALNPEKKSLGVIILAKDQYNDWEVIEQLFTTQDSIRIKVRGYPSVEREFRVFVTDKWNNLSDTLSVTLTPIFEKALDKTKFKQYQLPTDQRDDYGWIMPYLWDDRIAEPYGFHTPDGSNMPQHFTFDMGVEAKLSRFKIWPRTGSFVWSHGNPKRFRVWGSRAPNPDGSMDGTWELLGEYDCKKPSGSPLGTNTQDDINAAVAGFDYDFPSAAGKVRYIRFETLETMSEDFMHLMEMTIWGAE encoded by the coding sequence ATGAAACATTTCAGATACATTTCCGGCATGCTGCTACTGGCAGGAACGATCCTGGCCGGCTGCAACAAATCGGACAACTACAAGGGTTTCCCTTCCGAAGACGATACAAAACCCGGCGCGGTGAGCAACGTGCGCGTGGTACCGTTCAACGGCGGCGCGGAGATCAGTTACGATCTGCCCAAAAGCCCCAACCTGCTCTACGTGCTCGCGGAATACCGGATCAACGACCAGCAGACCCGCCAGGCCAAAGCGTCCTATTATGACAACAAGCTCATTGTAGAAGGTTTTAAGGACGCAAAACCGTATGACGTAACGCTCACGGTGGTGACGCGCAGCGAGGCTAAATCCGACCCCGTGAAAGTGACCGTTACGCCGAAAACGCCCATCTACAAGCTTGTTCGTCAGGAAGTAAAGGTGCAGCCCGATTTTGGGGGGATTTACGTGTCGGCCCTGAACCCGGAGAAGAAAAGCCTCGGCGTCATCATCCTCGCCAAAGATCAGTACAATGATTGGGAGGTGATCGAACAACTGTTCACGACGCAAGACAGTATCCGCATCAAAGTGCGCGGATATCCTTCCGTGGAGCGGGAGTTCAGGGTTTTCGTGACGGATAAGTGGAACAATCTTTCCGATACGCTGTCGGTCACGCTGACGCCGATCTTCGAAAAGGCGCTCGACAAAACCAAATTCAAACAATACCAGCTCCCGACCGATCAGCGCGACGATTACGGATGGATCATGCCTTACCTCTGGGACGACCGGATCGCGGAGCCGTACGGGTTCCACACGCCCGACGGGTCTAACATGCCGCAGCATTTCACGTTCGATATGGGCGTGGAAGCGAAGCTGAGCCGGTTCAAGATCTGGCCGCGGACGGGCTCGTTCGTATGGAGCCACGGTAACCCGAAACGCTTCCGGGTGTGGGGCTCCAGGGCGCCTAACCCCGATGGTAGTATGGACGGAACCTGGGAGCTGTTGGGCGAATACGACTGCAAAAAACCTTCCGGATCGCCGCTCGGCACCAATACCCAGGACGATATCAACGCCGCCGTGGCCGGGTTCGATTACGATTTCCCGAGCGCCGCCGGGAAAGTGCGGTACATCCGCTTCGAAACGCTGGAAACGATGTCGGAAGACTTTATGCACCTCATGGAAATGACGATCTGGGGCGCGGAATAA